Proteins encoded in a region of the Streptomyces violaceoruber genome:
- a CDS encoding 2'-5' RNA ligase family protein: MARTGTTAVLALLPDAEPLLRAAAAVDGSAVRPGLPAHATLLYPWLPADEVGEPELRRLRAALPVGPVPVRLATVERTGGFVGVPVPGLDQVADAVRTAFPAQVPYGGRFGPRPQVHVTVALDAAPQAAADIARRTGAVLPIATAVNTLHVVTLARAGWRGLAELPLSRQHGEPQPLAPDS; encoded by the coding sequence GTGGCCCGGACGGGAACGACGGCGGTGCTGGCGCTGCTGCCGGACGCCGAACCGCTGTTGCGGGCCGCCGCCGCGGTGGACGGGTCGGCGGTGCGACCGGGCCTGCCCGCACACGCCACCCTCCTTTATCCCTGGCTGCCCGCCGACGAGGTGGGAGAGCCGGAGCTGCGGCGACTGCGGGCCGCCCTACCGGTCGGCCCGGTCCCCGTCCGGCTGGCCACGGTCGAACGAACCGGCGGGTTCGTCGGTGTCCCGGTGCCCGGACTGGACCAGGTGGCCGACGCCGTTCGCACGGCCTTTCCGGCGCAGGTGCCCTACGGTGGCCGATTCGGCCCCCGCCCCCAGGTGCACGTCACCGTGGCCCTGGACGCGGCACCGCAGGCCGCCGCCGACATCGCCCGCCGTACCGGCGCCGTCCTGCCGATCGCCACGGCGGTCAACACCTTGCACGTGGTCACCCTCGCCCGGGCGGGGTGGCGGGGCCTCGCGGAACTGCCGCTCAGCCGTCAGCACGGCGAGCCGCAACCCCTGGCACCCGATTCCTGA
- a CDS encoding aldo/keto reductase, with product MKTFTLPGTDMVVPNIVLGLMRIQDMNDDEVRTLVHTARDAGITFLDHADVYGTGSHGCERRFAEALKLSPSEREQFVIQTKAGIVKDGPYFDFSHEHIVESVNGSLEALGTEYLDILLLHRPDALVEPEEVARAFDELSAAGKVRAFGVSNQTPRQLDLLRKYVRQPIVANQLQLSVTHAPMIAQGIAANMQGLDQSVVRDDGIVDYCRLHDITVQAWSPFQAGFFDGPFLGSPRYPELNAVIDRLSEKYGVPAEAIAVAWITRHPARMQVVLGTTTPERVEAAALGSDLPLTRPEWYELFRAAGYTVP from the coding sequence ATGAAGACCTTCACCCTGCCCGGCACCGACATGGTCGTGCCCAACATCGTCCTCGGCCTGATGCGCATCCAGGACATGAACGACGACGAAGTGCGCACACTCGTGCACACGGCACGCGACGCCGGCATCACCTTCCTCGACCACGCGGACGTGTACGGCACGGGCAGCCACGGCTGCGAGCGCCGGTTCGCCGAGGCCCTGAAGCTCAGCCCCTCGGAGCGCGAGCAGTTCGTCATCCAGACGAAGGCCGGCATCGTCAAGGACGGTCCGTACTTCGACTTCTCCCACGAGCACATCGTGGAGTCGGTGAACGGCTCGCTCGAGGCACTGGGCACGGAGTACCTCGACATCCTGCTGCTGCACCGTCCCGACGCGCTGGTCGAACCGGAGGAAGTGGCTCGCGCCTTCGACGAGTTGTCCGCGGCGGGCAAGGTGCGTGCCTTCGGCGTCTCGAACCAGACGCCGCGCCAGCTCGACCTGCTGCGCAAGTACGTGCGGCAACCGATCGTCGCGAACCAGCTCCAGCTCTCGGTCACCCACGCGCCGATGATCGCCCAGGGCATCGCCGCGAACATGCAGGGTCTCGACCAGTCGGTGGTGCGCGACGACGGAATCGTCGACTACTGCCGCCTGCACGACATCACCGTCCAGGCCTGGTCGCCCTTCCAGGCCGGATTCTTCGACGGCCCCTTCCTCGGCTCGCCCCGCTACCCCGAGCTGAACGCCGTGATCGACCGGCTGAGCGAGAAGTACGGCGTGCCGGCCGAGGCGATCGCGGTCGCCTGGATCACCCGCCACCCCGCGCGGATGCAGGTCGTGCTCGGCACCACCACGCCGGAGCGGGTCGAGGCGGCCGCGCTCGGCTCGGACCTCCCGCTCACCCGGCCCGAGTGGTACGAACTGTTCCGCGCCGCCGGCTACACGGTGCCGTAA
- a CDS encoding aldo/keto reductase, giving the protein MQQRTIGGRSVSAIGLGGMPMSIEGRPDPERSIATIHAALDAGVTLIDTADSYHRDANEVGHNEELIARALREYGAAGADVLVATKGGHLRPGDGTWTRNGDPAYLKRAAKESARRLGVDAIGLYQFHRPDPAVPYADSVGALRELLDEGVILMAGISNAGIAQIDEAREVLGGRLVSVQNQFSPAFRSSRSELEHCAGLGIAFLPWSPLGGIANAKELAARHGVFQQVAGETGTSVHQVALAWQLALAPVVIPIPGASRPASIRDSAAAADLELTRDQVALLSA; this is encoded by the coding sequence ATGCAGCAGCGCACCATCGGCGGCCGGTCCGTCTCCGCGATCGGCCTCGGCGGGATGCCGATGTCGATCGAAGGGCGCCCGGACCCGGAGCGGTCGATCGCCACCATCCACGCCGCGCTCGACGCCGGCGTCACCCTCATCGACACGGCCGACTCCTACCACCGCGACGCGAACGAGGTGGGGCACAACGAGGAACTCATCGCCCGCGCGCTGCGCGAGTACGGTGCGGCCGGCGCCGACGTCCTCGTCGCCACCAAGGGCGGCCACCTGCGTCCCGGTGACGGCACATGGACGCGCAACGGGGACCCCGCATACCTCAAGCGTGCGGCCAAGGAGTCCGCCCGTCGCCTCGGCGTCGACGCGATCGGCCTCTACCAGTTCCACCGCCCCGACCCCGCCGTCCCGTACGCCGACTCGGTCGGAGCCCTCCGCGAACTGCTCGACGAGGGCGTCATCCTGATGGCCGGGATCTCGAACGCCGGCATCGCGCAGATCGACGAGGCCCGCGAAGTCCTCGGCGGGCGACTCGTGTCGGTGCAGAACCAGTTCTCGCCCGCCTTCCGCTCCAGCCGGTCGGAGCTCGAACACTGCGCCGGGCTCGGTATCGCGTTCCTGCCGTGGAGCCCGCTCGGCGGTATCGCCAACGCCAAGGAACTGGCGGCGCGGCACGGCGTGTTCCAGCAGGTCGCCGGCGAGACCGGCACCAGTGTCCACCAGGTCGCACTCGCCTGGCAGCTGGCACTCGCGCCGGTGGTGATCCCGATCCCCGGCGCCTCGCGCCCCGCGAGCATCCGCGACTCCGCCGCCGCGGCCGACCTCGAACTCACCCGCGACCAGGTAGCGCTCCTGTCGGCCTGA
- a CDS encoding VOC family protein, producing MTSQLFAICFNTSVPSDLARFWSGVLGWELSAGADDDLAVLPPDGAGYRLRFLPGPAPKAGQNRAHFDLTSASPQDQRATVARALRLGGKHIDVGQLPEEGHVVLADPDGNEFCVIEAGNNFLAGTGAVGALACDGTQEVGYFWSEALCWPLVWDQDQETAIQSPAGGTKITWGGPPVAPKSGANRLHLELALPADADFEAETARLLSLGATRSAAGEKARGRAFLLDPDGNEFTVTHLG from the coding sequence ATGACCAGTCAGCTGTTCGCGATCTGTTTCAACACCTCCGTGCCCTCGGACCTGGCGCGCTTCTGGTCCGGGGTCCTGGGCTGGGAGCTGTCCGCCGGCGCGGACGACGACCTCGCGGTCCTGCCCCCTGACGGCGCCGGGTACCGCCTTAGGTTCCTGCCGGGCCCGGCACCGAAGGCCGGGCAGAACCGGGCGCACTTCGACCTCACGAGCGCGTCCCCGCAGGACCAGCGGGCGACGGTGGCCAGGGCCCTGCGACTGGGCGGAAAACACATCGACGTGGGCCAGCTCCCGGAAGAGGGGCACGTGGTGCTCGCCGACCCGGACGGGAACGAGTTCTGCGTCATCGAGGCGGGCAACAACTTCCTCGCCGGCACCGGCGCCGTCGGAGCGCTGGCCTGCGACGGCACGCAGGAGGTCGGCTACTTCTGGAGTGAGGCGCTGTGCTGGCCGCTGGTCTGGGACCAGGACCAGGAGACCGCGATCCAGTCCCCGGCCGGCGGCACGAAGATCACCTGGGGCGGTCCCCCGGTGGCGCCGAAGTCCGGCGCCAACCGGCTCCACCTCGAGCTCGCACTGCCCGCCGACGCCGACTTCGAGGCGGAGACCGCCCGCCTGCTCTCGCTCGGCGCGACCCGCTCCGCAGCCGGTGAGAAGGCCCGCGGCCGGGCGTTCCTGCTCGACCCGGACGGCAACGAGTTCACGGTGACGCACCTCGGCTGA
- a CDS encoding GNAT family N-acetyltransferase, with protein MFSVSLGGAARLGPLEVWQAEEFAGHLDRAREHIRPWVGPGFVTRDTDGARATLERYAARQAADGARLYGLWSEEALVGGVMFTQFDAAFGNCEIGCWLEPSAEGRGLITRACGLLLDWAFTVRGLHRAEWHCRADNDRSAAVAERLGMTLEGVRREAWPYEGVRYDKQVWAILAADRRSPAR; from the coding sequence ATGTTCTCGGTGTCGCTGGGTGGCGCTGCTCGACTCGGTCCGCTGGAGGTGTGGCAGGCCGAGGAGTTCGCCGGGCATCTGGACCGGGCTCGTGAGCACATCCGCCCCTGGGTCGGGCCCGGCTTCGTCACCCGCGACACGGACGGAGCGCGCGCCACCCTCGAGCGGTATGCCGCACGCCAGGCCGCCGACGGCGCCCGTCTGTACGGCCTGTGGAGCGAGGAAGCACTGGTCGGCGGCGTGATGTTCACCCAGTTCGACGCGGCCTTCGGCAACTGCGAGATCGGCTGCTGGCTGGAGCCGTCGGCCGAGGGCCGGGGGCTGATCACACGGGCCTGCGGCCTGCTGCTGGACTGGGCCTTCACGGTTCGAGGGCTGCACCGGGCCGAATGGCACTGCCGGGCGGACAACGACCGCAGTGCCGCGGTGGCCGAAAGGCTCGGCATGACACTGGAAGGAGTGCGACGCGAGGCGTGGCCGTACGAGGGTGTGCGTTACGACAAGCAGGTCTGGGCGATCCTGGCCGCCGACCGGCGGTCACCGGCACGGTAG
- a CDS encoding TetR/AcrR family transcriptional regulator: MPRTKGDHEARRQDVSAAVWQVMATRGFAGLTLRAVAAELGATTGLLTHYFPTKRALVAYALDLLEQRTLSRPRRSAGRGPATLRDALLDILPLTPEATDSNRVWVSSWDAALSDPALSTDYARKYAEGRERLRARVVAAQERGELAPGDPAQVAAAAQSFALGLVVQALFDPVTFTPQRQVELLDDYLAALAAGAG, encoded by the coding sequence ATGCCACGCACCAAGGGAGATCACGAGGCCCGGCGGCAGGACGTCTCCGCGGCGGTCTGGCAGGTCATGGCCACCCGCGGCTTCGCGGGCCTGACGCTGCGTGCCGTGGCCGCGGAACTCGGCGCGACCACGGGCCTGCTCACCCACTACTTCCCCACCAAGCGCGCCCTGGTCGCCTACGCCCTCGACCTGCTCGAACAGCGCACCCTCTCCCGCCCCCGCCGCAGTGCCGGCCGGGGCCCGGCCACCCTCAGGGACGCCCTGCTGGACATCCTGCCGCTGACCCCCGAGGCCACGGACAGCAACCGCGTCTGGGTCTCCTCCTGGGATGCCGCGCTCTCCGACCCGGCCCTGAGCACCGACTACGCCCGCAAGTACGCCGAGGGCCGTGAAAGGCTGCGCGCCCGGGTGGTCGCGGCGCAGGAACGCGGCGAACTGGCCCCGGGCGACCCCGCGCAGGTCGCGGCCGCCGCACAGTCGTTCGCACTCGGGCTGGTGGTCCAAGCCCTGTTCGACCCGGTGACGTTCACGCCGCAGCGGCAGGTCGAGCTGCTGGACGACTACCTGGCCGCCCTGGCCGCCGGGGCGGGGTAG
- a CDS encoding alpha/beta hydrolase, whose translation MRRSLSLALTATALAVTALPASATPPAAATTASAPDALRWGPCPEGAAAPRLRCSTLRVPLDYRDPDGRRIEIAVSRLASEKPAQRRGVLLTNPGGPGGSGLVYPAVLAASGLPQEVLDSYDIIGFDPRGVGRSTPVTCDLTQEQQWRGNFPPYAHTAADVTREAGNARKIAEQCGDSRTAWMLPHTTTANTARDMDRLRTALGEPKLSYLGASYGSYLGAVYATLFPRRGDRIVLDSNMGPGGYDVTAMRLFARGLEDRFPDFAAFAVAHPEYGLGSTREEVTDTYFELAERLDEKPYQDVDGTAFRGYTFDSLYADASMPRLAEFWQAVDTGGPLPLPEPPAGLENLMAARFAVVCGDSRWPGTVREYQRNVAVDRHRYPMLGGSTASINPCAFWPREGTEPPVRITGRGPSNVLMLQNERDPGTPLAGARELRRAFGGRATMVTADQGGHGVYPYGRNTCANDAATRFLTTGERPARDLACAARPSE comes from the coding sequence ATGCGCAGAAGCCTGTCACTCGCTCTCACCGCCACCGCGTTGGCGGTGACCGCGCTGCCCGCGTCGGCCACCCCGCCGGCGGCGGCGACGACCGCGTCGGCGCCGGACGCCCTGCGGTGGGGCCCGTGCCCCGAGGGCGCCGCCGCGCCCCGCCTGCGGTGCTCGACACTGCGCGTCCCGCTGGACTACCGCGATCCGGACGGCCGTCGGATAGAGATCGCCGTCTCCCGGCTGGCGAGCGAGAAGCCGGCGCAGCGGCGTGGCGTCCTGTTGACCAACCCGGGCGGCCCGGGCGGATCGGGCCTCGTCTACCCGGCCGTGCTGGCCGCCTCGGGGCTGCCGCAGGAGGTGCTCGACTCCTACGACATCATCGGCTTCGACCCGCGCGGTGTCGGCCGCAGTACGCCGGTGACCTGCGACCTGACGCAGGAGCAGCAGTGGCGGGGCAACTTCCCGCCGTACGCGCACACCGCGGCCGACGTCACGCGGGAGGCGGGGAACGCGCGGAAGATCGCCGAACAGTGCGGCGACTCGCGGACGGCGTGGATGCTGCCGCACACCACCACCGCCAACACCGCACGTGACATGGACCGCCTCCGGACGGCGCTGGGCGAGCCGAAGCTGTCGTACCTCGGCGCCTCCTACGGCAGTTACCTCGGCGCGGTCTACGCGACGCTGTTCCCGCGGCGCGGTGACCGGATCGTGCTCGACAGCAACATGGGTCCCGGCGGCTACGACGTCACGGCCATGCGGCTGTTCGCCCGGGGACTGGAGGACCGTTTCCCCGACTTCGCAGCGTTCGCCGTGGCCCACCCCGAGTACGGCCTGGGCTCCACGCGGGAGGAGGTCACCGACACGTACTTCGAACTCGCGGAGCGGCTGGACGAGAAGCCGTACCAGGACGTCGACGGGACCGCGTTCCGCGGTTACACCTTCGACAGCCTCTACGCCGACGCCTCCATGCCCCGGCTCGCGGAGTTCTGGCAGGCCGTCGACACGGGCGGGCCACTGCCGCTGCCGGAGCCGCCCGCGGGCCTGGAGAACCTGATGGCCGCGCGCTTCGCGGTGGTGTGCGGTGACTCGCGCTGGCCGGGGACGGTCCGGGAGTACCAGCGCAACGTCGCCGTCGACCGGCACAGGTACCCCATGCTGGGCGGCTCCACGGCGAGTATCAACCCCTGCGCGTTCTGGCCGCGGGAAGGGACCGAACCGCCGGTGCGCATCACCGGCAGGGGGCCGTCGAACGTGCTGATGCTGCAGAACGAACGCGACCCGGGCACGCCGCTGGCCGGCGCCAGGGAACTGCGGCGCGCCTTCGGCGGGCGGGCCACGATGGTGACCGCCGACCAGGGCGGCCACGGTGTCTATCCGTACGGTCGCAACACCTGCGCCAACGATGCGGCGACCAGGTTCCTCACCACCGGGGAACGCCCCGCGCGGGACCTCGCCTGCGCGGCGCGACCGAGCGAGTGA
- a CDS encoding sensor histidine kinase has protein sequence MVNTDDVPRLGAWQHAWRLTVAAVVSLPVWLSTLALIRSRSGEPGSWVLVGDPLVALGCLTLLRWRRRWPVAVAVTVTVASSVSALATGAALLALCSVATRRRPAEIGIVVLAYVTASRLAGEVYAVQGSADSMGWVQVVVPALTAGIAVAAGMAVGARRAEVRSLRERAESAEREQSARAAQVRALERNRIAREMHDVLAHRISLVAMQAGVLDHRGDLSADENRVLVHGIAEGAHQALEELREVLGVLRAGPGRPEPPQPSLDRVPELVADTRASGLDVRFTSTVTAAPPDGVGRTCYRIVQEALTNAAKHAPGAVVRVTLDGTAGGTLDIGVRNGPAPLRPARPPASGFGLLGLGERITVAGGELGHRPTPDGGYVLTARLPWPDGAARRHERGA, from the coding sequence GTGGTGAACACGGACGATGTGCCGCGGCTCGGGGCGTGGCAGCACGCATGGCGGCTGACGGTGGCCGCGGTCGTGAGCCTGCCGGTCTGGCTCTCGACCCTCGCGCTGATACGGAGCCGGTCCGGCGAGCCGGGCTCCTGGGTCCTCGTCGGCGATCCGCTGGTGGCCCTGGGCTGCCTGACGCTGCTCCGGTGGCGGCGGCGGTGGCCCGTCGCGGTCGCTGTCACCGTCACGGTCGCCTCGTCCGTGTCGGCGCTCGCCACGGGCGCCGCGCTGTTGGCGCTGTGCTCGGTCGCCACCCGCCGCCGTCCGGCGGAGATCGGGATCGTCGTGCTGGCCTACGTGACCGCGTCACGGCTCGCCGGCGAGGTCTACGCCGTGCAGGGTTCTGCCGACTCGATGGGGTGGGTCCAGGTCGTGGTGCCGGCGCTGACCGCGGGGATCGCGGTGGCCGCGGGCATGGCGGTCGGGGCACGGCGGGCCGAGGTGCGGTCCCTGCGCGAGCGGGCGGAGAGCGCGGAACGGGAGCAGAGCGCGCGGGCGGCGCAGGTACGGGCCCTGGAACGCAACCGGATCGCCCGCGAGATGCACGACGTCCTCGCCCACCGCATCTCGCTGGTGGCCATGCAGGCCGGGGTTCTGGACCACCGCGGTGATCTCTCGGCCGACGAGAACCGGGTGCTGGTCCACGGTATCGCCGAGGGGGCCCACCAGGCGCTGGAGGAGCTGCGGGAGGTCCTCGGCGTGCTCCGCGCGGGCCCGGGCCGCCCGGAACCGCCGCAGCCCTCCCTCGACCGCGTTCCCGAGCTGGTGGCCGACACCCGCGCCTCGGGCCTCGACGTCAGGTTCACCAGCACCGTGACCGCGGCCCCGCCCGACGGCGTCGGGCGGACCTGCTACCGGATCGTCCAGGAAGCGCTGACCAACGCCGCCAAGCATGCCCCCGGCGCGGTCGTGCGGGTCACCCTCGACGGCACCGCGGGCGGCACGCTCGACATCGGCGTCCGCAACGGACCGGCTCCGCTGCGCCCCGCACGGCCGCCGGCCTCCGGCTTCGGCCTGCTGGGCCTCGGCGAACGCATCACCGTCGCCGGCGGCGAACTGGGCCACCGCCCCACGCCCGACGGCGGGTACGTCCTCACCGCACGGCTGCCCTGGCCGGACGGCGCCGCCCGCCGCCATGAAAGGGGCGCATGA
- a CDS encoding response regulator transcription factor, with protein sequence MVIVDDEQLVRMALRLVIDGEPDLTVVAEAADGDAALAVVDEQRPDVVLMDVRMPGRDGLDTTRELLARPAPPRVLMLTTFDSDDLVLGALRAGALGFVLKDTPPPRILDAVRTVADGHPALSPAATARVIAAATGPDSSHSRDRTREAARERLSVLTEREWETARAVADGLGNPEIAERLHITVATVKAHTGSLFAKLGVENRVQIALLVRDAGHPTRRRAVDRPSDVG encoded by the coding sequence ATCGTCATCGTCGACGACGAGCAACTGGTGCGCATGGCCCTGCGGCTCGTCATCGACGGCGAACCGGACCTGACCGTCGTGGCGGAGGCGGCCGACGGGGACGCCGCCCTCGCCGTGGTGGACGAACAGCGGCCCGACGTGGTGCTGATGGACGTACGGATGCCGGGCCGGGACGGTCTGGACACGACCCGGGAACTGCTCGCCCGGCCCGCGCCGCCACGGGTGCTGATGCTGACCACCTTCGACTCCGACGACCTCGTGCTCGGGGCGCTGCGTGCCGGGGCGCTCGGCTTCGTCCTCAAGGACACCCCTCCCCCGCGCATCCTCGACGCGGTGCGGACCGTCGCGGACGGCCATCCCGCGTTGTCCCCGGCGGCAACGGCACGAGTGATCGCCGCGGCCACGGGCCCGGACTCCTCACACAGCCGTGACCGCACCCGCGAGGCCGCGCGCGAACGGCTGTCCGTGCTGACGGAGCGGGAGTGGGAGACCGCCCGGGCCGTCGCGGACGGGCTGGGCAACCCGGAGATCGCCGAGCGGCTGCACATCACCGTCGCGACGGTCAAGGCGCACACCGGCAGTCTGTTCGCCAAGCTGGGCGTCGAGAATCGGGTGCAGATCGCGCTGCTGGTCCGCGACGCGGGGCATCCGACCCGTCGGCGTGCCGTCGATCGCCCTTCGGATGTCGGATGA
- a CDS encoding EF-hand domain-containing protein: MTPTSEATDRVQLVFSLFDADGNGYLEQADFDLMSDRVTAAVPAARDAVKERLTASFGGYWDTLRTELDANGDGRISPEEFTSVVLDPQRFDTAVDEFAEALAAMGDPEGDGLVARSEFIALMLAIGFERRNVETLFDAFGPDDGDRIRAATWADGIRDYYRPEKSGIPGDHLTAGLSG, from the coding sequence ATGACGCCCACCAGCGAGGCGACGGATCGCGTCCAGTTGGTCTTCTCCCTCTTCGACGCCGACGGAAACGGCTACCTGGAGCAGGCCGACTTCGACCTCATGAGCGACCGCGTCACGGCGGCCGTGCCCGCGGCCCGCGACGCGGTGAAGGAGCGGCTCACCGCGTCCTTCGGCGGCTACTGGGACACGCTCCGGACCGAGCTGGACGCCAACGGCGACGGTCGGATCAGCCCCGAGGAGTTCACCTCCGTCGTCCTCGACCCGCAGCGCTTCGACACCGCCGTGGACGAGTTCGCCGAGGCGCTGGCCGCGATGGGGGACCCGGAGGGCGACGGCCTCGTCGCGCGGTCCGAGTTCATCGCGCTGATGCTCGCCATCGGGTTCGAACGGCGCAATGTCGAGACGCTGTTCGACGCCTTCGGACCGGACGACGGCGACCGAATCCGGGCGGCCACCTGGGCGGACGGCATCAGGGACTACTACCGGCCCGAGAAGTCCGGCATCCCCGGCGACCACCTGACCGCCGGCCTCTCCGGCTGA
- a CDS encoding DUF4190 domain-containing protein, translating to MATYSRTGTRRGGRTSGLAIAGLVCGIVGLLILPIVLGPLAIVFGAVALRQTGSTMAKWALGLGVADILLMIVMFAVAANNGGSFSWHIG from the coding sequence ATGGCGACCTACAGCAGAACGGGAACCCGAAGGGGCGGCAGGACCAGCGGACTTGCGATCGCCGGACTGGTCTGCGGCATCGTCGGACTCCTCATCCTGCCGATCGTCCTGGGCCCGCTCGCCATCGTCTTCGGTGCCGTGGCGCTGCGGCAGACCGGATCCACCATGGCCAAGTGGGCACTCGGCCTCGGAGTGGCCGACATCCTGCTCATGATCGTGATGTTCGCCGTGGCGGCCAACAACGGCGGCAGCTTCTCCTGGCACATCGGCTGA
- a CDS encoding TetR/AcrR family transcriptional regulator, whose product MPKKVVPEEARRRRRPTRQGAVLSEGLIVRTALRMLREHGTGGLTARRLGAALGADPSTLYRYFAGMDDLARAVGNELMGQALDGWTAQGDWRADLRSLGLALHSSYLAHPQAAVLTASRVSGRPREIAVDEAILGLLRGAGLTDRAAVRFYHAFIDLALAFAALDAGALALPEEARRSDEDMWGTTYARLPAETHPNIAATAERLAARMPHSAYPVVLDTLLDGIAAELTGTAPEM is encoded by the coding sequence ATGCCGAAGAAGGTGGTGCCCGAGGAGGCGCGACGCAGGCGCAGGCCGACGCGGCAGGGCGCGGTGCTCTCGGAGGGCCTGATCGTGCGGACCGCGCTGCGGATGCTGCGCGAGCACGGCACCGGCGGACTGACCGCCCGGCGTCTGGGCGCGGCGCTGGGGGCGGACCCGAGCACCCTGTACCGCTACTTCGCCGGCATGGACGACCTGGCACGGGCCGTCGGCAACGAGCTGATGGGGCAGGCCCTGGACGGGTGGACGGCGCAGGGCGACTGGCGAGCGGACCTCCGCTCCCTCGGTCTCGCCCTGCACTCCTCGTACCTCGCCCATCCCCAGGCGGCGGTGCTCACCGCCAGCCGGGTCAGCGGACGGCCGCGTGAGATCGCGGTGGACGAGGCGATCCTCGGTCTGCTGAGAGGCGCCGGGCTGACCGATCGGGCCGCGGTCCGCTTCTACCACGCGTTCATCGACCTGGCCCTCGCCTTCGCGGCGCTCGACGCGGGTGCACTGGCCCTGCCGGAAGAAGCCCGCAGGTCCGACGAGGACATGTGGGGAACCACCTATGCCCGGCTGCCCGCCGAGACCCACCCGAACATCGCCGCGACCGCCGAGCGGCTCGCCGCCCGCATGCCGCACAGCGCCTACCCCGTGGTCCTGGACACCCTGCTGGACGGCATCGCCGCCGAACTGACCGGGACGGCACCGGAGATGTGA
- a CDS encoding saccharopine dehydrogenase family protein gives MRVLLVGAGGVGTAVTRIVARRKFLTHMVVADYDHSRARAAVDALPGRGERFSALRLDASDEAAVRKALVEHRCDLLLNATDPRFVMPLFRAALAAGVHYVDMAMSLSAPHASRPYEECGVKLGDAQFELAGRWAESGRMALVGMGVEPGLSDVFARYAADELFDEIDEIGVRDGADLTVEGYEFAPSFSIWTTIEECLNPPVVYEKDRGWFTTAPFSEPEVFDFPEGIGPVECVNVEHEEVLLIPRWLDARRVTFKYGLGDAFIARLKTLHELGLDSTARVTVPGEDGPVRVSPRDVVAACLPDPATLGERMTGKTCAGTWVRGTKGGEAREVYLYHVVDNQWSMREYGSQAVVWQTAVNPVVALELLSTGAWSGEGVLGPEALPAQPFLDLLTEYGSPWGLREQG, from the coding sequence ATGCGCGTCCTCCTCGTCGGCGCGGGCGGTGTCGGCACGGCCGTCACCCGGATCGTGGCCCGCCGGAAGTTCCTGACCCACATGGTCGTGGCCGACTACGACCACTCCCGCGCGCGTGCGGCGGTCGACGCGCTGCCGGGTCGGGGTGAGCGGTTCAGTGCCCTTCGCCTCGACGCCTCCGACGAGGCCGCGGTGCGCAAGGCGCTCGTGGAACACCGGTGCGACCTCCTGCTGAACGCGACCGACCCGCGGTTCGTGATGCCCCTGTTCCGGGCGGCCCTCGCCGCCGGGGTCCACTACGTGGACATGGCCATGTCGCTGTCCGCTCCGCACGCCTCCCGCCCGTACGAGGAGTGCGGGGTGAAGCTCGGCGACGCGCAGTTCGAACTGGCCGGGCGCTGGGCGGAGTCGGGGCGCATGGCCCTGGTGGGGATGGGGGTGGAGCCAGGGCTGTCCGACGTCTTCGCCCGGTACGCCGCGGACGAACTCTTCGACGAGATCGACGAGATCGGCGTCCGCGACGGTGCCGACCTCACCGTGGAGGGCTACGAGTTCGCCCCCTCCTTCAGCATCTGGACCACGATCGAGGAGTGCCTGAACCCGCCGGTGGTCTATGAGAAGGATCGTGGCTGGTTCACCACCGCTCCCTTCAGTGAACCGGAGGTGTTCGACTTTCCCGAGGGGATCGGGCCGGTGGAGTGCGTGAACGTGGAGCACGAGGAGGTGCTGCTGATCCCCCGCTGGCTGGACGCCCGGCGCGTCACCTTCAAGTACGGCCTCGGCGACGCTTTCATCGCCCGGCTCAAGACCCTCCACGAACTGGGGCTGGACTCGACCGCCAGGGTCACCGTGCCGGGCGAGGACGGACCGGTGCGGGTCTCCCCGCGTGACGTGGTCGCCGCGTGCCTTCCCGACCCCGCGACCCTCGGCGAGAGGATGACCGGGAAGACCTGCGCGGGCACGTGGGTCAGGGGCACCAAGGGCGGCGAGGCCCGGGAGGTCTACCTGTACCACGTCGTCGACAATCAGTGGTCCATGCGCGAGTACGGGTCGCAGGCCGTCGTCTGGCAGACGGCCGTCAACCCGGTCGTCGCCCTCGAACTGCTCTCCACCGGGGCCTGGTCCGGCGAAGGTGTCCTCGGCCCCGAGGCGCTGCCCGCCCAGCCGTTCCTCGACCTGCTCACCGAGTACGGGTCGCCCTGGGGACTGCGCGAACAGGGCTGA